A single Brachionichthys hirsutus isolate HB-005 chromosome 17, CSIRO-AGI_Bhir_v1, whole genome shotgun sequence DNA region contains:
- the asb5b gene encoding ankyrin repeat and SOCS box protein 5b, translating to MTEILFDAPKKSLKRSAKRESAAEDVPERKKACWGILTSQGSWADRSPLHEAASQGRLLVLHTLLAQGYHTNIVTIDHVTPLHEACLSGHVACVRALINAGANVNAATIDGATPLYNCCTSGSVGCIELLLQHGALAHMPLAHFPSALHEACKRGNSQCVESLLSHGADPDYEVSHLGSPLYMSCLHKHTTCSEILLRRGARVNAGRGGDSPLHAAVRQDSADQVSLLLDYGADANIRDSNGQRAMELARPGGDLHQMLMTFEVSPRSLCQLCRIQIRNLIGRARLKLLPILPLPSMLINYLEYA from the exons ATGACAGAGATTCTGTTCGATGCTCCGAAAAAGTCCCTGAAGAGAAGCGCTAAGCGCGAATCAGCAGCCGAGGACGTCCCGGAAAGGAAGAAGGCCTGCTGGGGTATTCTGACCAGTCAAG ggtCGTGGGCAGACCGCTCCCCTTTACATGAAGCAGCTTCCCAGGGTCGACTGCTTGTCCTGCACACCCTGCTGGCCCAG GGATATCACACTAACATTGTCACCATCGATCATGTGACCCCCCTCCATGAAGCCTGCCTGTCAGGACATGTAGCCTGTGTCCGAGCACTAATAAATGCTGGAGCAAAT GTGAACGCTGCGACCATCGATGGTGCTACTCCTCTGTACAACTGTTGCACGTCTGGGAGCGTCGGTTGCatagagctgctgctgcagcatggaGCACTCGCACACATGCCGCTCGCACACTTCCCATCAGCTTTGCACGAAGCCTGCAAGAGAG gcaaTAGCCAGTGTGTAGAGTCCCTGCTGTCTCATGGAGCAGATCCAGACTATGAAGTGTCCCACTTGGGCTCCCCTCTGTACATGAGCtgtctacacaaacacacgaccTGCTCAGAGATTCTACTACGCAGAG GAGCCCGCGTTAATGCAGGCAGAGGAGGTGACAGTCCTTTACACGCCGCTGTCAGGCAGGACAGCGCTGATCAGGTGTCACTCTTACTCGACTACGGCGCTGACGCCAACATCAGAGACAGCAACGGTCAGAGAGCTATGGAATTAGCCCGTCCTGGTGGAGACTTGCATCAGATGCTAATGACCTTTGAAG tTTCTCCACGGAGTCTCTGCCAGTTGTGCCGGATCCAGATCAGGAATCTAATTGGTCGAGCCAGACTGAAGCTCCTCCCAATCCTTCCTCTGCCTTCCATGCTCATTAACTATTTGGAGTATGCGTAG